One Rhea pennata isolate bPtePen1 chromosome 35 unlocalized genomic scaffold, bPtePen1.pri SUPER_35_unloc_4, whole genome shotgun sequence DNA segment encodes these proteins:
- the LOC134154136 gene encoding basic proline-rich protein-like, with product MAGGRARRACRRQGGKAADWPRGAGLLANRSLGGGGRGSGGRGGRCVGAASGRGRPAPPANGRAWRRRRRPIGEEGPRVAGNGGGAAAAAALLERLKALACPPVAGTAPAELPEALRLLCAPRPGAWPCSSGSAAGCTPPLGARLAALEDAPEDARLRELVKLGAELMLCRADDLPLVEGTAPPQQQLEFMTDLLDAAPPPEEESQDPPTGSSEALRRAVLSTEGFLREFLESPEVGAALAPPPPPPPPHLRPRRRPRRAQASGQADAAGAGGGPGGDDAAPGAAQGAAPRAGGAARRGPPGPADPGAGGPRPRRPGDGLRSHGAAGPWGPPEPWGAPPLQPLRPPGPPCPPGPAAPRAEPGGGGAAGRHGGGGGAAGGGAPGARPWPPAWPPCSAATTSRRCPRTDPPPPPGRLGPLCQGGGGGLRSAPPPPPFSPPMAASPRYCCSGGRWGGNKAVLKTVKLR from the exons ATGGCAGGGGGGAGGGCGCGGCGCGCGTGCCGACGGCAGGGCGGGAAGGCCGCCGATtggccgcggggagccggccTCCTGGCCAATCGCAGCCTGGGAGGCGGGGGCCGCGGGTCAGGTGGGCGGGGCGGGAGGTGCGTAGGCGCGGCGAGtgggcggggccgccccgcaCCACCCGCCAATGGGCGcgcctggcggcggcggcggcgaccaATCGGGGAGGAGGGGCCGCGCGTGGCGGGAaatggcggcggcgcggcggcggcggcggcgctgctggAGCGGCTCAAG GCGCTGGCGTGTCCCCCCGTGGCGGGGACGGCCCCGGCGGAGCTCCCCGAGGCCCTGCGGCTGCTCTGCGCCCCTCGGCCCGGCGCCTGGCCCTGCTCGAGTGGATCTGCTGCCG GGTGCACCCCCCCCCTCGGCGCCCGCCTGGCCGCCCTCGAGGACGCCCCCGAGGACGCCCGGCTTCGAG AACTGGTCAAACTGGGAGCAGAGCTGATGCTGTGCCGGGCCGATGACCTGCCGCTGGTGGAG ggcacGGCGcccccccagcagcagctcgAGTTCATGACGGACCTGCTGGACGCGGCCCCCCCGCCGGAGGAGGAGAGCCAGGACCCCCCCACTGGCAG CTCGGAGGCGCTGCGCCGGGCGGTGCTGAGCACCGAGGGGTTCCTGCGCGAGTTTCTGGAGAGCCCCGAGGTGGGGGCGGCCCtggcccccccgccccccccgccccctccccaccttCGGCCCCGCCGACGGCCCcggcgggcccaggcgtccgggcaaGCGGACGCTGCGGGAGCTGGCGGCGGCCCTGGAGGAGACGACGCGGCGCCTGGAGCTGCTCAGGGCGCAG CACCCCGAGCTGGGGGGGCCGCCCGGCGAggcccccccggccctgctGACCCTGGGGCTGGCGGCCCGCGACCTCGGCGCCCTGGCGACGGCCTTCGGAGCCACGGAGCTGCGGGACCCTGGGGGCCCCCCGAGCCGTGGGGCGCCCCCCCGCTGCAGCCCCTGCGGCCCCCTGGCCCCCCGTGTCCACCAGGGCCTGCAGCACCTCGTGCag agcctggaggcggcggcgcagcTGGGCGACACGGCGGCGGGGGTGGCGCGGCTGGCgggggggcgcccggcgccaGGCCCTGG ccGCCCGCGTGGCCGCCCTGCAGCGCCGCTACCACGTCGAGGAGGTGCCCCAGgactgaccccccccccccgcccggacgcctgggcccgctctgccaggggggggggggggggctgcgctcggccccccccccgcctcccttctccccccccatGGCGGCTTCACCCCGTTACTGCTGCTCtggggggcggtggggggggaATAAAGCGGTGCTGAAAACTGTAAAGTTGCGTTAA